CTACTGACAGCTTGGCAGGCAGGAACACCAGCCGGTTATCCTTGACCGAGAAACTGCCGGTGACTGAGAAGTCGATGGTTTTCCCCAGTAGCCTGACCTTGCAGTCAACGTGGGCTAACCGATCCTTCAGACGTAAGCCGGCAATCTGTACCCCTCCGCCTATCTGGCCTGAAAGCCACCTGAGCAGATCCTGCTCGGTCAAGGATATCGAGGCAGCAGCCCGGCCAAGGATCACGATCTTAATCTGTCTTTGTGCCATCAGCACCGGCAGATCCGCATGCAAGTCCCGGGCAGACAATTCCAGCCTGCTCCAGTTAAAACCCGCGGTCCCGCCGCCGCTAGCTTTTATTTCAATGCCATCAATCCTGCCGGCAAG
The sequence above is a segment of the Syntrophomonadaceae bacterium genome. Coding sequences within it:
- a CDS encoding DUF2993 domain-containing protein, with protein sequence MRWRKLVSWFFSLALLLLVIGIALQLLLPAAASRALERVLYEGLGRPEALTVKVDAFPAVEMLAGRIDGIEIKASGGGTAGFNWSRLELSARDLHADLPVLMAQRQIKIVILGRAAASISLTEQDLLRWLSGQIGGGVQIAGLRLKDRLAHVDCKVRLLGKTIDFSVTGSFSVKDNRLVFLPAKLSVEGEELAAHLASRILSQFNLAFSVPQLPAGLALAEAEIVDSRLKLTARNRP